In the genome of Fervidobacterium nodosum Rt17-B1, the window ATTTCCTCAACGTTCTTAGCATTTTCCGCCATCGCCTGCGCTATCTCGTCTGCTGCTGCCGTTTGCTCCTCAACAGCCGCTGCAATATCTTGCATCATGTGGTTGATTTTTTCGATTGCTCCAATGATTTCGTCTATCATCGTATCAGCCTTATCCACAAGCTTGTTACCTTCCTCAACACGGGAGACAATTTCACCAGAAACTTTATTAGCGTTCTCAGCGATTCCTTTAATCTCTTCAACAACCCTTCTTACATTGTCAGACGCTCTTTTACTTTCTTCCGCCAATTTCCTAATCTCATCGGCAACAACAGCAAAACCTCTTCCAGCTTCTCCAGCTCTTGCTGCTTCGATAGCTGCATTCAAAGCAAGTAAATTGGTTTGTTCGGCTATGGCATTGATAGTTTCAACAAAACCAGATATTTCTTCTGCACCTCTGTTGAAGCTCTCAACAACATTCTCAACATCTTTGGCTGAGCTGGAGATACCTTTCGTTGTCAGTATAACTTGTTTTAAAACACTACCAGCATCTTTTGCAAGTTTAACACTATCTTCAGCGAACATAACTGCCTGTTGAGTATTGTGAGCTATATTCTTCGTCGCACTACTGATTTCCTCAACTCCGGCTGTCGTTTCTTCAATAGCTGCCGATATACTCTCCACCCTCGAAGTAATTTCGTTCATCTGATTAACAATATTGATCATGTACTTTGCGATTGAATCATTTTCTAAGCTTAATTCGTTTATATTATCCGCCACACTTATAGCCTCATCACGAACTTGTCTCAAATTATCTCTCAAATAATCTATGGAAGCTTTAAATTCATTCAAAAGCGTACCAATCTCATCTTTACTATTCACCTGTTTAATTTCAATTGTTAAGTTGTTGTTTCTTAAAGATCTGGATGCACCTATAACAGGCTGTAAGTATCTCAATAAATAGTTCACTACAAAAAGTATAGTGGGAAAACTTGCTATTAAAACGGTGATTGGAACAACATACGCTATGAAGACTATCCTCGATTTAAAGAGTGATAACTTCCCTTCAAAATTTTTCTTCTCAGATTCGAATTTTAGAAAAGTCTCTTGCGAAACATTCGACGTTTCAGTATTAATATATTTCACAATAGACTCATAGTTATCCAGAATTTGCTTGAAATCGTTCAAAGAAGAATTAAACAGAATACCACCATAGATAGCCGCTAAGAACAAAACCACCACAGGCAATATACTTACCAGAAGAAGTTTGACACGCAAGCTCATACACTCTCACTCCTTCCGATAAATTTTTACCCCCCTACATATTATATCTATTATCACTTTTATGTCAAGAGCGATAATAAAAGAACGATAAAAAATCGGGGAAAACCCCCGACTGGATATTTTTTACTGGTCTGGGCGGTGGGACTTGAACCCACGACCACCAGATCCCGATTCTGGCGTTCTAGCCAACTGAACTACGCCCAGAAAAGTGTGATTTTAAAATTGCATATATTATTTTACCACAATCATTTCACTTTTCAAGTTATACAATTTAAAGCTTAATAAATGTATTTTTTGATATAATATTTTTAGACGATTTATTATAGGAGGCGACTACATGGATAAATTCAAAGTCTTAATAGTAGACGACTCAAAAACAATACACTATGAAATCGAAAATACAATAAAAAATATAACTGTTGAAAATATCCCCATTGAAATTTACCATTCTTACAGCTATTCAGATTCCACAAAGATTTACAATCCTGGAAAATACGCACTTGTTCTAACAGATTTGGTTATGGAAGAAGATAATTCTGGAATAAAAGTGATAAATTATATCCGAAATGAATTATCTGATGAGATAACACGCGTAGCATTGATGACAGCCAACCCTGAAAAAGTTCCACAAGACATTTTGATAAAAGATTATCAAATAAACGCTTACATTGAGAAAAAAACAATGAACGATTTTAGCTTAAAACTGACCGTTCTTTCGCTTTTAAGAGCATATAAAGATATGATTGCGTTTGAAAAGGCTATAAAATCAATAGATCACGTTATTCAAAACTCCAATCGAATGGATTTGGAGGAACTTTTGATAGAAACATTTTTCCAACTCCGCTCGTTTTTGAGTTTGAAAATGCCAAATATCGAAATTCAAGGGAAAATATATGTCGATAAACAACAAATTTTCCCCCCAAAGTCTGTTAAACATATAAGAACTTCACTTTCCCTAAAATACACCTTCGAGGAAGAAATTTCGGGAAAGAATGTGAAGTTAATTCTTGAGAGTTCAAAACAGCTTAACGATATAGATAAAGACTACATACGCGCGCTTTTATCTAATTTAAAGCAATCTTACTTTTATTCCACTTTATCAAGTGTTGAAAATGAACTTGTTTATAGATTAGCTAATCTAATAGAAACAAGATCTGAGGAAACAGGAAAGCACGTGGAGAGAGTTTCAGAAATATCGTACATTCTTGCATGCGAGTATGGTTTTGCGGAAAAAGAAGCTCAATTAATTAAGAATGCATCGGGATTGCACGATGTAGGAAAAGTAGGTATACCCGACCATATTTTGAATAAACCAGCAAAATTAACAGATGAAGAGTTTTCAATAATGAAAGAGCACACGCTTATCGGATTTGAACTATTGAGAAATTCCCATTTAAAAGTCTTTGAGTTAGGTGCTGTTATTTCTTTACAGCATCACGAACGATGGGACGGAAATGGATATCCTTATGGATTAACAAAAGAAGAAATTACTCCAGAAGCTCGTATAGTCCAAGTTGCAGATGTCTTTGAGGCACTAACACACGATAGATGTTACCGCCCAGCTTGGCCTGTTGAAAAGGCGATTGAATATATGCGTGATATGAAAGGTAAGCAATTTGACCCAAATCTAATAGAAATTTTTGATAGAAAATTACCAGATATCTTAGATTTGTTTGAAACATTAAAATAGTAAAAGCATTATTAAAGATTTTTATTTTTTCTAATGAAATCATCGAGCTTTTGTATGGCCTCTTTGAAATCTTGAGGAATTTTAGCTATGAATTTAACTTTTTCGCCTGTTCTCGGATGATAAAACGATAAGCTCAGTGCGTGAAGCATCTGTCTTTTGATACCGAATATTTCATCTTCTTTTGCCCTTCCGTAAACTTCATCTCCCATAAGCGGATGACCTATGTATTTCATATGGACTCTTATTTGATGAGTCCTACCTGTTTTTGGATATGCAAAGACTAATGCGGCGATATCACCAAATTCTCTTACAACTTTGTAATGAGTCAATGCGGGTTTGCCGTATTCTGAATTTGTTACTGTCATTTTTACTCTAAGAACAGGATTTCTCGCTATATTTATTTCTATATCGCCTTCTTTTCTCTTTGGTACACCTTTTACAAGGCAAATGTACAATTTTTCTGTTAACCTATCTTTGAATTGTTTTGTGAGTGACTGATGCGCAAGGTCGTTCTTAGCGATAACCATAACACCACTTGTATCTTTATCGAGCCTGTGGACTATCCCTGGTCTTAGAACTCCGCCTATCCCCTGTAAGTCTTTACAGTGGTACAGTACACCATTTACAATTGTTCCAGATGTGTGAGATGGAATTGGATGCGTTATTATACCTGGCTGTTTATTTATGACAAGAATATCTCTATCCTCATATATTATATCAAGTGGTATATCTTCAGGTAGGATTTCCGGTATCTCGGGGGCCTCTGGAGCATTCAAGGTAATTATATCCCCAGACTTCACCTTGTAACTCGGCTTCTTTGAAGTCCCATTGACCAATACTTCCCCGTTCTTTATCGCTCTTTGTATGAAGGTCCTCGATATCCATTCTGGTGTTTTCTCCATAACGAATTTGTCCAATCTCCATCCGTTTTCCCTTGATGTAACTTGTATATCCACTAAATTTTTCCCTCCTATTATCTGTGGTGTGTTTACTGTTTTTTTCCTTTATTTCTTGCTTTATAAATATTAAAATTAGTCCTAAGCTTCCGAAAAAAATAAACATATCTGCAACGTTAAAAACGGTTGGCCAGTATTTCATCGTTAGAAAATCTATCACATAGCCAAACCTTATCCTGTCAATCAAATTTCCGAGCGCTCCACCAACGATAAAAGCTAAGTATTTTTCTGTGCTTTGGCTGATTTTTACGTATCTAGGTATTAAAGAAATTGCGACGATTATCGCGAGCGATAGATATATTACTATTTCCTTTACACCTGCAAATAGTCCAAATGCAATGCCACGATTTGTCGCAAATGTTAGATAAAAGAAATTAAATATCGGTATATATTTTACTTGAAGAAATAAACTTGCTAAGTGTTTTGTAATTTGGTCAAGCGTAACAGCAAGGACAACCCAAAACACAAAATCAGTCCCTTCACTTATATTAAAAAGATAAGAAGATAATAAATCGGCAGACTCTCTGCCGATTTTAAATTGTTTTTTCAAATCTTTCTATAAATAAACGGAGAAGCTACTTCGAGATTGAGTGCTTTGTAATTGAATATTCTCTCGGTATTTCCAACAAAGAGTATTCCGCCATGTTTTAAACTTTCAGAAAATTTACGATATAACATATCTTTCGCTTCCATCTCAAAGTATATAACAACGTTTCGACATGTTATAAGGTCAAAGTCTTTTTCGAATGGATCTTGAAGAAGATTATGCTTTCTAAATTGAACGCGCGCCTTTACGTTTGGTTTGACTATGTACCTTCCATCTTTAACTATGAAGTATTTTTGAATGTATTCCGGAGGAGTGCTAACCATTGAGCGCTCGTCGTACTCACCAATTTGTGCTTTTGTCAAAACTCCCATATCTATATCAGTGGCTAATACTTTCACACTCGAGGGCGCTTTTAATTCTTCTAGAAGTATGGCTATGGTATAAGGTTCTTCACCAGAAGAACAACCAGCGCTCCAGGCTTTAAACCTCGAACCGCTCTTTGCCAAAAGTTCAGGTAAAAATTTATCCCTTAGTTCGAACCACTTCTCAGGATTTCTGAAGAATTCTGTAACATTTATCGTTAACTTATCAAGGAATTCATCTTTTTTCTTGTTATCTTTCAGTATCATATCAAGATACTCTTTATACGATTTGCAATTGTACTTCCTAATAAGCATTTCTATTCTTCTTTTGACTCTTTCCGGCTTGTATCCAGAAAGATCTAAATTCATTATATCTTTTATTCTTTTAACAAACCACTCGAATTCTTCCCATGGCAATTCATGAACTTCACCAGATTGGAAACTCGACAGCCAAGCGAACTTTTTCTCCTTGTTGTCGTCCAACGACATATATCTCACCTACCTTCCATACAATACTCCCATTTATCCCAGGTGAATTTATATTATTAACAATATTAAATTCAAAGTTATCTCCTTTTAAGGAAAAGCCAAATTCAGAATTAATCTTTCCATCAGCTAAGTACAACAAATAGTAAATTAGTAGACTTTCTTTCACATAATTTATTCCCATTCCGGATTTATTTCCAAAAAATGCGTAAATACCCTTACCTGCTCCAAATATATAATTATTATCAATCTTCTCAACAAATAATGTGTATCCAAGTATGTTTAACGAAACATTTAGATTTTTCGAATCTCCTATAATCGAAAAATTATCGTCGATGTAAAAAAGTTTGTCGCCATAATAACCAGCTTTGAGCCAAGTCGAATACCAAACTTTTTGTGCGGGGTTTATGAATGTCGTGAAAGGTATTTGATTGATAAAATCATATGTAACTTTGTACGGATAATCTTCAAAATGAAATTTGTCTATGATATCTGAAAACTTGGCGTCTATTTGTGGAAAACCCATTTTGATTTTTACATCAACGGGCAGGTAAAACCTTACATCAAACTTCCAAAAGTTAAAATTGTATCTTAGTGTAAAGCCATAAACATTATCAAATGGAGAGACGTTAAAAAATAACGTCTCTCCAAACATAAAACTAGTATTCAATAAAGATAAAATTACTATTAAAAATAAAGATGCATATTTAACTTTTTTCATCTACTTGCACCTTATTAAAAAGTAGAAATTTGGTATCAACCTTCAAGTTTTGCCATTATTGCTTCAAGTTCTGCATCGTCTATGTCAAAGTTTCCAAATACTTCTTGTACATCATCGTTATCTTCAAGTGCATCGATGAGCTTAAGTACTTTTTCCGCGTCTGAACCTGTCACTTTAACTGTGTTCTTTGGCTTGTATGTTATCTTTGATTCTCCTTCAAATCCATTCTTTGCGAGTGCTTCTTTTACTGCTGTTAACGATTCTGGAGCTACGTAGACAATTACTGGATCTCCTTCTTCTATATCTTCCGCGCCAGCATCGATTGCCAATAATGTAAATTCATCCATATCGGAAATCTTCGAAGCAGAAATTTCGATAGCACCTTTTCTTTCAAATATCCAAGCAACTGAACCACTTTCCGCAAGTGAGCCACCATTTTTGCTGAGTATGTGTCTTAACTCTTGGGCTGTTCTGTTTTTGTTATCTGTCAACGCAAGTATGTAAAGTGCAACTCCACCTGGTGCGTAAGCTTCGTATATAATCTCCTCATATTTTTCGCCTTCCAATTCTCCTGTACCTTTTTTAATTGACCTTTCAACTGTATCTTTTGGCATATTAGCTTCTCTTGCTTTTTCAAGAACTGCCCTTAACCTTGGGTTTGTGTCTGGGTTTCCGCCACCTTCTCTTGCCGCAACAATAATTTCCCTAATCAATTTTGTGAATATCTTTGACCTTTTAGCGTCTTGTGCGGCTTTCCTATGCTTAATATTTGCCCACTTATTGTGACCTGACATAATCTCTCCTCCTTTAAAATACCTCTCCAATTGATTCTAATTATTAAAATATTTTATCTCTCGCCTGGTTTAATCACCTTATCAATTATACCATATTCCATAGCCTCTTGTGCACTCATAAAGAAATCTCTGTCAGTATCTTTTTCTATTCTTTCTATATCTTGCCCAGTATGTTTACTGAGAATCTCGTTTATTATCCTTTTTATTCTTAGTAATTCTTTCGTTAGTATTTCAACATCTTTGGCACTGCCTTCCGCTCCACCTAATGGTTGGTGAATCATTATCCTACTGTTGGGAAGTGCAA includes:
- a CDS encoding methyl-accepting chemotaxis protein, with product MSLRVKLLLVSILPVVVLFLAAIYGGILFNSSLNDFKQILDNYESIVKYINTETSNVSQETFLKFESEKKNFEGKLSLFKSRIVFIAYVVPITVLIASFPTILFVVNYLLRYLQPVIGASRSLRNNNLTIEIKQVNSKDEIGTLLNEFKASIDYLRDNLRQVRDEAISVADNINELSLENDSIAKYMINIVNQMNEITSRVESISAAIEETTAGVEEISSATKNIAHNTQQAVMFAEDSVKLAKDAGSVLKQVILTTKGISSSAKDVENVVESFNRGAEEISGFVETINAIAEQTNLLALNAAIEAARAGEAGRGFAVVADEIRKLAEESKRASDNVRRVVEEIKGIAENANKVSGEIVSRVEEGNKLVDKADTMIDEIIGAIEKINHMMQDIAAAVEEQTAAADEIAQAMAENAKNVEEINDNVKIVHENIEEVTSNVEEITANVQTITANAQMLKDIVARYKI
- a CDS encoding response regulator; translated protein: MDKFKVLIVDDSKTIHYEIENTIKNITVENIPIEIYHSYSYSDSTKIYNPGKYALVLTDLVMEEDNSGIKVINYIRNELSDEITRVALMTANPEKVPQDILIKDYQINAYIEKKTMNDFSLKLTVLSLLRAYKDMIAFEKAIKSIDHVIQNSNRMDLEELLIETFFQLRSFLSLKMPNIEIQGKIYVDKQQIFPPKSVKHIRTSLSLKYTFEEEISGKNVKLILESSKQLNDIDKDYIRALLSNLKQSYFYSTLSSVENELVYRLANLIETRSEETGKHVERVSEISYILACEYGFAEKEAQLIKNASGLHDVGKVGIPDHILNKPAKLTDEEFSIMKEHTLIGFELLRNSHLKVFELGAVISLQHHERWDGNGYPYGLTKEEITPEARIVQVADVFEALTHDRCYRPAWPVEKAIEYMRDMKGKQFDPNLIEIFDRKLPDILDLFETLK
- a CDS encoding RluA family pseudouridine synthase, encoding MEKTPEWISRTFIQRAIKNGEVLVNGTSKKPSYKVKSGDIITLNAPEAPEIPEILPEDIPLDIIYEDRDILVINKQPGIITHPIPSHTSGTIVNGVLYHCKDLQGIGGVLRPGIVHRLDKDTSGVMVIAKNDLAHQSLTKQFKDRLTEKLYICLVKGVPKRKEGDIEINIARNPVLRVKMTVTNSEYGKPALTHYKVVREFGDIAALVFAYPKTGRTHQIRVHMKYIGHPLMGDEVYGRAKEDEIFGIKRQMLHALSLSFYHPRTGEKVKFIAKIPQDFKEAIQKLDDFIRKNKNL
- a CDS encoding CheR family methyltransferase codes for the protein MSLDDNKEKKFAWLSSFQSGEVHELPWEEFEWFVKRIKDIMNLDLSGYKPERVKRRIEMLIRKYNCKSYKEYLDMILKDNKKKDEFLDKLTINVTEFFRNPEKWFELRDKFLPELLAKSGSRFKAWSAGCSSGEEPYTIAILLEELKAPSSVKVLATDIDMGVLTKAQIGEYDERSMVSTPPEYIQKYFIVKDGRYIVKPNVKARVQFRKHNLLQDPFEKDFDLITCRNVVIYFEMEAKDMLYRKFSESLKHGGILFVGNTERIFNYKALNLEVASPFIYRKI
- a CDS encoding YebC/PmpR family DNA-binding transcriptional regulator, which produces MSGHNKWANIKHRKAAQDAKRSKIFTKLIREIIVAAREGGGNPDTNPRLRAVLEKAREANMPKDTVERSIKKGTGELEGEKYEEIIYEAYAPGGVALYILALTDNKNRTAQELRHILSKNGGSLAESGSVAWIFERKGAIEISASKISDMDEFTLLAIDAGAEDIEEGDPVIVYVAPESLTAVKEALAKNGFEGESKITYKPKNTVKVTGSDAEKVLKLIDALEDNDDVQEVFGNFDIDDAELEAIMAKLEG